ACTTGTTCCTTATTTCACGCCCCTTGATCCTCTCTCCCTGATGCCTGCCCATGGGTTTTGCTGACCGCGATTATTACCGAGATGAACGCCAGGGCATCCATCTTGGCGGCCAGTGGTCGGCCGTTGGCGCACTGATGGCGATCAATGCCGCGGTGTTTTTGATCGGCATGTTTTCGCCGATTGTCGGCCCCGGTGGCGAAAACTGGGTCCAGTTGCATCTTGCCCTTGGCGGTGATTTATTCCAGCAACCGTGGAATGCGTGGCAACTGCTGACTTATGGTTTTGTCCATGCCGATATTTGGCACATTGCCTTCAACATGCTTGGGCTGTGGGTGTTTGGAGCGGAAGTCGAATCGGTGTATGGGAAGCGCGAGTTTTATCGATTGTACCTTAGTTTGATTGTTTGCGCCGGATTGGTGTTTGCAGCGGTTCAAACGGGAACGGAGCAAATTAGTCGCACTATTGGCGCTTCGGGGGGCGTCATGGGAGTCGCGGTTATTTTTGCTTGCCATTTTCCACGTCGGTCGATGCTCGTCTTTCCGATCCCGGTGGCCATTCCTGCGGCAGTGCTCGTTGCATTTTACATCCTGATGGATCTGCTGGGTGTCCAGAGTCTGCAAAGTCCGGTTGCGCATTGGGCGCATCTCGGCGGCGCGGCATTTGGATTTTTGTACTTCCGAACTGGCTGGAGCCTGTTCCGACTCTGGCCAAGGAAGCTGAAATTCAGACTTCCAATTTCCAATTCGAAATTATTCCGCCGACCGAAACTGCGTTTGCATCATGAAGAGCGCGGAGAAACCGATAGTTCGCAGGACGACTACTTAACTACGCGGCGGATGCAGCAGCAAGTCGATCAACTGCTGGAAAAAATTAGCAGTTCGGGCGAAAGTAGCCTGACGGAGGAAGAGCGACAATTTCTGGCCAACGCCAGCCGACGGTATCAACAGCAGCGCCGGCGATGAGTTCCATGGACCGTCTCCGCTCGCCAACATGTAACATCCGAGGATTCCAGCGATCGTCGTCCGTCGGTTCCAAAACCAGCTATACGAACGACTTGCAGTGCGTGGAATGGAGGCGATTCTCGCCCGTTCGCCTGTTCATGCCGCAATGTCCAATTTGC
This region of Pirellulales bacterium genomic DNA includes:
- a CDS encoding rhomboid family intramembrane serine protease; its protein translation is MGFADRDYYRDERQGIHLGGQWSAVGALMAINAAVFLIGMFSPIVGPGGENWVQLHLALGGDLFQQPWNAWQLLTYGFVHADIWHIAFNMLGLWVFGAEVESVYGKREFYRLYLSLIVCAGLVFAAVQTGTEQISRTIGASGGVMGVAVIFACHFPRRSMLVFPIPVAIPAAVLVAFYILMDLLGVQSLQSPVAHWAHLGGAAFGFLYFRTGWSLFRLWPRKLKFRLPISNSKLFRRPKLRLHHEERGETDSSQDDYLTTRRMQQQVDQLLEKISSSGESSLTEEERQFLANASRRYQQQRRR